The Streptomyces sp. NBC_01275 genome has a segment encoding these proteins:
- a CDS encoding LysR substrate-binding domain-containing protein: MRQLQAFLAVAEHLHFGRAAEQLFMAQAPLSRTIQALEGDLGARLFERNTRSVSLTPAGQALIQPARAVLEAVSCAESAVSAAVSGESGTVRVEFCGVAAHPLVAALSRGMRADHSGIRLDLTSQAVSRPTIRRLLDEEVDVGLGRFDNLPPGLDSEVLISDSLVVAVPRTHRLAGAQVVGFRDVAAEPFVSLPYATGSVTTDRLWRLGYAHGAGGVNNVQFAPDTPSCLALVGAEVGCHLALRSVARSTTNPNVVFVPLAQRECELVPDVHLRAAWRSGAVTPPVAAALGHLRRCLHLDRPTVAA, translated from the coding sequence GTGCGACAACTTCAGGCTTTCCTCGCGGTCGCCGAACACCTGCACTTCGGCCGCGCCGCGGAGCAGCTCTTCATGGCCCAGGCGCCCCTCAGTCGCACCATCCAGGCCCTCGAGGGAGACCTCGGCGCCCGCCTGTTCGAGCGGAACACCCGTTCGGTCTCCCTCACGCCGGCCGGCCAGGCCCTCATCCAGCCTGCTCGCGCCGTACTGGAGGCGGTGTCCTGCGCCGAGTCCGCCGTCAGTGCCGCAGTCTCCGGCGAGTCCGGCACCGTCCGTGTCGAGTTCTGCGGTGTCGCGGCACATCCCCTGGTGGCGGCGCTCTCCCGGGGCATGCGCGCGGACCACTCGGGCATCCGCCTTGATCTGACCTCGCAGGCCGTGTCCAGGCCGACGATCCGCCGCCTGCTGGACGAGGAGGTGGACGTCGGCCTCGGCCGCTTCGACAACCTGCCGCCCGGCCTCGACAGCGAGGTCCTCATCAGCGACTCCCTCGTCGTCGCGGTGCCCCGGACCCACCGGCTCGCCGGTGCCCAGGTCGTCGGTTTCCGGGACGTGGCCGCCGAGCCGTTCGTCTCCCTGCCCTACGCCACCGGCTCGGTCACCACCGACCGGCTCTGGCGCCTCGGCTACGCCCACGGCGCCGGCGGTGTCAACAACGTCCAGTTCGCCCCCGACACCCCCTCCTGTCTGGCGCTGGTCGGAGCCGAGGTCGGCTGCCACCTCGCCCTGCGGTCCGTCGCCCGGTCGACGACCAACCCCAACGTCGTCTTCGTTCCGCTCGCCCAACGCGAATGCGAACTCGTGCCCGATGTGCACCTGCGTGCGGCGTGGCGATCCGGGGCGGTCACCCCGCCCGTCGCGGCCGCGCTCGGCCACCTGCGCCGCTGTCTGCACCTCGACCGGCCGACGGTCGCCGCCTGA
- a CDS encoding C-terminal binding protein, which yields MSLASSTEIPARTPAHAGGLLLVGPQQYPSLERERALAEEFGLEFLVAPDRQAFRASIPEATVVMVTPYAPVEAQDFAAMKKCIAVVRYGIGYDNIDVAAARTKGVPVAIVPGAATEEVASHALTMGLLLARRIPAGQSAIAAGQWAGSVGMDTPRFSQLDVAVVGMGRIGRQVARWYAALGTNVRGYDPFATFDSVPAAPLRELLEQSDVVSLHLPLSAETRNLVSTEVIRRMRPRSVLVNVSRGGLVDEAALADALRSGHLAGAGLDTFTTEPLPADHVLRGVPNLVMTPHVAWRSDLAMDALQEAVVLRARQALTGRPLSDLVT from the coding sequence ATGTCACTTGCAAGCAGCACCGAAATACCGGCCCGCACCCCCGCTCATGCCGGTGGTCTGCTCCTTGTCGGTCCTCAGCAGTACCCGAGCCTGGAGCGGGAGCGGGCACTGGCCGAGGAGTTCGGGCTGGAGTTCCTGGTGGCGCCGGACCGGCAGGCGTTCCGTGCGTCGATCCCGGAAGCGACCGTGGTGATGGTGACCCCGTACGCGCCCGTGGAGGCCCAGGACTTCGCCGCGATGAAGAAGTGCATCGCTGTGGTGAGGTACGGCATCGGCTACGACAACATCGACGTGGCGGCCGCCCGGACGAAGGGTGTCCCTGTCGCCATCGTGCCGGGTGCCGCGACCGAGGAGGTCGCGTCGCACGCCCTCACCATGGGGCTGCTGCTGGCGCGGCGCATCCCCGCGGGGCAGTCGGCCATCGCGGCCGGCCAGTGGGCAGGCAGCGTCGGGATGGACACGCCACGGTTCTCCCAGTTGGACGTCGCGGTCGTGGGCATGGGCCGGATCGGCCGCCAGGTCGCCCGGTGGTACGCGGCCCTGGGCACGAACGTCCGCGGCTACGACCCGTTCGCGACCTTCGACTCGGTACCGGCCGCGCCGCTGAGGGAGCTGCTCGAGCAGTCCGACGTGGTGTCGCTGCACCTGCCGTTGTCGGCCGAGACCCGAAACCTGGTGTCGACCGAGGTCATCCGCCGTATGCGGCCGCGCTCGGTCCTCGTCAACGTATCCCGCGGCGGGCTCGTCGACGAGGCCGCGCTGGCGGACGCGCTGCGCTCCGGCCACCTGGCAGGCGCGGGTCTGGACACCTTCACGACCGAGCCGCTGCCGGCGGACCACGTACTGCGCGGCGTGCCGAACCTGGTGATGACCCCGCACGTCGCGTGGCGGTCCGACCTGGCGATGGACGCGCTCCAGGAGGCCGTCGTGCTGCGCGCCCGGCAGGCGCTGACGGGCCGGCCGCTGTCAGACCTGGTGACCTGA
- a CDS encoding TetR/AcrR family transcriptional regulator, with product MTGAVRTSTRDIARAAIRSELAHVAFDLFRREGFEKVTVNDLAAAAAAGVSRSTFLRYFGSKEDAVLGAVDAQGEQIADAVRARPADEDDWTALRRALDTVIRPHRQDTDGALAMSQLIMQTPALCARSQEKQSGWRPAIAQALAERDDPARPPTLGPLVRAAAAVDCLNIAVNHWTASDGRCDLDDLLDEAFAALAPR from the coding sequence GTGACTGGAGCAGTACGTACGAGCACGCGAGACATCGCGCGGGCCGCCATCCGGTCGGAACTGGCCCACGTGGCCTTCGACCTGTTCCGCCGTGAGGGCTTCGAGAAGGTCACCGTCAACGACCTGGCCGCGGCCGCGGCCGCCGGAGTGTCCCGCAGCACTTTCCTGCGCTACTTCGGCAGCAAGGAGGATGCCGTCCTCGGCGCCGTTGACGCTCAGGGCGAGCAGATCGCCGATGCCGTACGGGCCCGGCCCGCCGACGAGGACGACTGGACGGCATTGCGGCGCGCACTGGACACCGTCATAAGGCCCCACCGCCAGGACACGGACGGCGCACTCGCAATGTCCCAGCTCATCATGCAGACGCCCGCTCTATGTGCCCGCAGCCAGGAGAAACAGAGCGGCTGGCGCCCCGCCATCGCGCAGGCGCTCGCCGAACGCGACGACCCGGCCCGGCCTCCCACCCTGGGCCCTCTGGTGCGAGCCGCCGCCGCGGTGGATTGTCTGAACATCGCGGTCAACCACTGGACCGCCTCCGACGGCCGCTGCGACCTCGACGACCTGCTCGACGAAGCCTTCGCCGCACTCGCCCCGCGCTGA
- a CDS encoding APC family permease translates to MAEVVEEPRRLQGNMGVGELAMSVLAFSAPLTTVAGFIPVLLMFGGRTGPAIYIVATVILMVFCVGFTLMGRTVPNPGGFYAFVTQGLGRPAGLGGAFLATFGYFMIGFFAPPFFAITVQSYVEKNLHGPHIAWGWYALAIVAMTTALAYRRIDLSAKVLTAVMVLEVIVVIVFDIASFVHGAPSGTGGAALSMPWVTDPNIGLALLFVVGNFFGFEATVIFREEVKDPDKTIPRATYLSVAGIGVFYALAAWAYIAYTGANKAQAAATANTGGMFTDALTVLVGKTVVDIVTVLLLTSILASMLSIHNVTARYMYSLGTDGVLPTALGKVHPKHGSPYVSASIIGALWAVGVVLFMALGTDPNVLYARASGIGSFAIVLLLFAASVAVFVYFRRNPSQEPAWKTAASPLLAAIGIGVVAYLAVTNYADLLGGSGFVTSFFLVFTFALFPIGLFVARVLRGRRPEVYQRIGRQEL, encoded by the coding sequence ATGGCTGAAGTCGTGGAGGAGCCGCGGCGTCTGCAGGGCAACATGGGCGTCGGTGAGCTCGCCATGAGCGTGCTCGCGTTCTCTGCACCCCTGACCACGGTGGCGGGCTTCATCCCGGTGCTGCTGATGTTCGGCGGCAGGACGGGGCCGGCGATCTACATCGTGGCGACGGTCATACTCATGGTCTTCTGTGTCGGCTTCACCCTCATGGGCCGCACCGTGCCGAACCCGGGCGGCTTCTACGCCTTCGTGACCCAGGGTCTCGGACGCCCGGCCGGACTGGGCGGCGCGTTCCTGGCGACGTTCGGCTACTTCATGATCGGGTTCTTCGCCCCGCCGTTCTTCGCCATCACCGTCCAGAGCTACGTGGAGAAGAACCTCCACGGTCCGCACATCGCGTGGGGCTGGTACGCGCTGGCGATCGTCGCGATGACCACCGCGCTGGCCTACCGGCGCATCGACCTCTCCGCGAAGGTGCTGACCGCGGTGATGGTGCTCGAAGTAATCGTCGTGATCGTCTTCGACATCGCGTCGTTCGTCCATGGAGCCCCATCCGGCACCGGGGGTGCCGCCCTGAGCATGCCGTGGGTCACCGACCCCAACATCGGTCTCGCGCTCCTGTTCGTGGTCGGCAACTTCTTCGGGTTCGAGGCGACCGTCATCTTCCGCGAGGAGGTGAAGGACCCCGACAAGACCATCCCTCGGGCCACCTACCTGTCCGTGGCGGGCATCGGCGTCTTCTACGCCCTGGCCGCGTGGGCCTACATCGCCTACACAGGCGCGAACAAGGCGCAGGCGGCCGCGACGGCCAACACCGGCGGGATGTTCACCGACGCGCTGACCGTACTGGTCGGCAAGACCGTGGTCGACATCGTCACCGTTCTGCTGCTGACCTCGATCCTGGCGTCGATGCTGTCCATCCACAACGTCACAGCGCGCTACATGTACTCCCTCGGTACCGACGGTGTGTTGCCGACGGCCCTGGGCAAGGTGCACCCCAAGCACGGGTCGCCGTACGTGTCGGCGTCCATCATCGGCGCACTGTGGGCCGTCGGTGTGGTCCTCTTCATGGCGCTGGGCACCGACCCGAACGTGCTGTACGCCCGGGCGTCCGGCATCGGTTCCTTCGCGATCGTGCTGCTCCTGTTCGCGGCGAGCGTGGCGGTGTTCGTCTACTTCCGCCGCAACCCGTCACAGGAACCCGCGTGGAAGACCGCCGCCTCACCGCTCCTGGCGGCCATCGGGATCGGCGTGGTGGCGTATCTCGCGGTGACGAACTACGCGGATCTGCTCGGTGGTTCGGGCTTCGTCACGTCGTTCTTCCTGGTCTTCACCTTCGCGCTGTTCCCGATCGGGCTTTTCGTCGCGCGAGTCCTGCGGGGCCGGCGTCCCGAGGTGTACCAGCGCATCGGCCGCCAAGAGCTGTGA
- a CDS encoding FAD-dependent oxidoreductase, producing the protein MRTPAETAPNRPAAAVNGLPLQVAVIGAGPSGCYAAQALRKGQPDIEIAVFDALPTPFGLVRYGIAPDHQGAKAVSRQFERLFGQPGVAFVGNVSVGTDVSLEALLENFHAVVLATGLGTDRRLGVDQDPDARVIGAGDLIRLLNSDPDARLRHRHAGPESLGSEVVILGTGNVSADVARLLSKSDLDFIASDVDDDALRAVAPNPVRTIHILGRCEPHAAKWDASMVKELAEIVGVHLNVDGVPLLGEPTASARTTVNVRFQHVPVSVRRLDGRVRVTTRRAGDSALVDHLDADTVITAIGFDPSPAQSAQFGGVEASNVFRVGGPATGRLGNLAENRKLAADAAKGVLEFLRGQEPLHRTGLVGLRDRLPASVVSFEAWQRIDGAEVRRARPDRCRTKFTTRDELLAAAAGSGALVSIPTATPEAIDTTGEVK; encoded by the coding sequence ATGAGAACTCCGGCAGAGACAGCCCCGAACCGACCGGCCGCCGCCGTCAACGGGCTTCCGCTCCAGGTCGCGGTCATCGGTGCCGGCCCCAGCGGGTGCTATGCGGCCCAGGCTCTGCGCAAGGGACAGCCGGACATCGAGATCGCGGTCTTCGACGCGCTGCCGACGCCGTTCGGACTGGTCCGGTACGGCATCGCGCCGGACCACCAGGGCGCCAAGGCGGTGTCGCGCCAGTTCGAGCGGCTCTTCGGGCAGCCAGGTGTGGCGTTCGTCGGCAACGTGTCCGTGGGGACCGACGTGAGCCTCGAAGCGCTCCTGGAGAACTTCCACGCCGTCGTGCTGGCCACCGGGCTGGGGACGGACAGGCGACTGGGCGTCGACCAGGACCCGGACGCTCGCGTCATCGGCGCCGGTGACCTGATCCGGTTGCTGAACTCCGATCCGGACGCCCGCCTGCGCCACCGGCACGCCGGTCCGGAGAGCCTGGGGTCCGAGGTCGTCATCCTCGGTACCGGAAACGTCTCGGCGGATGTCGCACGGCTGCTGTCCAAGTCCGACCTCGACTTCATCGCGTCGGACGTCGACGACGACGCACTGCGCGCAGTGGCGCCCAACCCGGTGCGAACCATCCACATCCTGGGGAGGTGTGAGCCGCATGCGGCGAAGTGGGATGCGTCGATGGTCAAGGAACTCGCCGAGATCGTCGGTGTTCATCTCAACGTTGACGGCGTACCGCTGCTCGGCGAGCCCACGGCCTCTGCGCGTACGACGGTGAACGTGCGGTTCCAGCACGTTCCGGTCTCTGTTCGGCGGCTCGACGGCCGGGTCCGTGTGACGACACGTCGTGCGGGGGACAGTGCGCTGGTCGACCACCTCGACGCCGACACCGTGATCACGGCGATCGGCTTCGACCCCTCTCCGGCGCAGTCGGCGCAGTTCGGTGGCGTCGAGGCGTCGAACGTGTTCCGGGTGGGTGGTCCGGCTACCGGCCGACTGGGAAATCTGGCGGAGAACCGGAAGCTCGCCGCAGACGCGGCGAAGGGCGTCCTTGAGTTCCTGCGTGGTCAGGAACCGCTGCACCGTACGGGCCTGGTCGGGCTCCGCGACCGCCTGCCGGCCTCGGTGGTGAGTTTCGAGGCGTGGCAGCGCATAGACGGTGCCGAGGTGCGACGCGCCCGGCCCGACAGGTGCCGAACCAAGTTCACGACCAGGGACGAACTCCTCGCTGCGGCGGCGGGCTCCGGTGCCCTGGTTTCCATCCCGACGGCCACGCCTGAGGCCATCGACACCACAGGAGAAGTGAAATGA
- a CDS encoding flavodoxin domain-containing protein — translation MTVVHVLYGTESGNAEMVADDIAAAFGDQGYETVTAELTDVEVSDLAAMQIAVFVSSTYGEGGLPETAAPFHDALLTERPDLSGVRFAAFGLGDSIYETFNNAIETIRTALLELGAEQIGTTAKHDAASTTPATELADAWARELLTLMPA, via the coding sequence ATGACTGTCGTCCATGTCCTGTACGGGACCGAGTCGGGCAACGCGGAGATGGTCGCCGACGACATCGCCGCCGCGTTCGGCGACCAGGGGTACGAGACGGTGACCGCGGAACTGACCGATGTCGAGGTGTCCGACCTGGCGGCCATGCAGATCGCGGTGTTCGTGAGTTCCACCTACGGGGAGGGCGGTCTGCCCGAGACTGCGGCGCCGTTCCACGACGCGCTCCTGACGGAGCGCCCAGACCTGTCCGGGGTGCGGTTCGCGGCGTTCGGGCTCGGCGACAGCATCTACGAGACGTTCAACAACGCCATCGAGACCATCCGTACGGCGCTGCTGGAGCTCGGCGCGGAGCAGATCGGAACCACGGCCAAGCACGACGCCGCGTCGACGACCCCTGCCACGGAGCTCGCCGACGCATGGGCCCGGGAGCTCCTGACCCTGATGCCCGCCTGA
- a CDS encoding NADPH-dependent F420 reductase yields the protein MAKTLGLIGAGNIGSALARLAVAAGLNVVLSNSRGPETLTDLVAELGERARAATPTEAAEAGDLVVATVPLNTYQQLPAAALAGKTVIDTMNYYPERDDRIAELDAGEQTSSALVQWHLADSQVVKAFNNIDFVRLFSSARPVGADDRSALPVAGDDAAAKAQVAELLDALGYDAVDTGRLADSWRSEPGTPVYVQPYLPAQPAGLTDAEMWRWFSETPGLPVPADRVKELTDTAVRRSAGDARATLAQD from the coding sequence ATGGCCAAGACCCTCGGACTCATCGGCGCCGGCAACATCGGCAGCGCACTGGCCCGTCTCGCCGTCGCCGCCGGCCTGAATGTCGTACTGAGCAACTCCCGCGGCCCCGAGACCCTCACCGACCTTGTCGCCGAACTCGGCGAGCGCGCACGCGCGGCCACACCCACGGAGGCTGCAGAGGCCGGCGACCTGGTCGTGGCGACCGTCCCGCTGAACACCTACCAGCAGCTCCCCGCCGCAGCCCTGGCCGGCAAGACCGTCATCGACACCATGAACTACTACCCCGAGCGTGACGACCGGATCGCCGAGCTCGACGCCGGCGAGCAGACCTCCAGCGCCCTGGTCCAGTGGCACCTGGCCGACTCCCAGGTGGTCAAAGCCTTCAACAACATCGACTTCGTCCGCCTGTTCAGCTCCGCCCGGCCGGTCGGCGCCGACGACCGCAGTGCGCTGCCCGTCGCAGGCGACGACGCGGCCGCCAAGGCGCAGGTGGCTGAGCTTCTGGACGCGCTGGGTTACGACGCCGTGGACACCGGACGCCTCGCCGACAGCTGGCGCAGCGAGCCGGGCACCCCCGTCTACGTTCAGCCGTACCTGCCCGCACAGCCCGCGGGGCTGACCGACGCGGAGATGTGGCGCTGGTTCTCCGAGACCCCGGGCCTCCCGGTACCCGCAGACAGGGTGAAGGAACTGACCGACACCGCAGTACGGCGCTCCGCGGGCGATGCCCGCGCGACTCTTGCTCAGGACTGA
- a CDS encoding cytochrome P450 has product MSLTIEEASALFPWNDEKFRADPYPAYERARAIAPVHRTTENTYVVLNHADTTHNAKLPCMRIAEPPSFATAGEHPHPWTAFDNTVLSKDAPEHTRMRRLTNRWLTPKMIGTWARLTHDFTVEALGRLAPGEVVDAHFDLGVMPTHLTMCRILDMPVGDVEGMFWALWDAMLINATAPGEGIHARSLAGMNFMFAETERYVREKQSAEEPGNGLVDELLAAHGRGELTWREVLETTVLLYMSGGPNPAYLIGAGFKLFAERPDLMAEFREKPEIREAFVNELARLNPVELIITRFPNEDIEIQDVHIPAGSCIKYPIGAANRDPAVFENPNNFDHNRPPEASRNLTFGLGTHACAGQLLARAETSVILGLIAERYSSVELAGEPLEVRTDRLVAFDKLPVRLS; this is encoded by the coding sequence ATGAGCTTGACCATCGAGGAAGCCTCGGCGCTGTTCCCGTGGAACGACGAGAAATTCCGGGCCGACCCGTACCCGGCGTACGAGCGGGCCCGTGCGATCGCGCCCGTGCACCGGACGACGGAGAACACGTACGTGGTACTGAACCACGCGGACACCACGCACAACGCGAAACTGCCGTGCATGCGCATAGCGGAGCCGCCGTCGTTCGCTACCGCCGGCGAACACCCTCATCCATGGACCGCGTTCGACAACACGGTCCTGTCGAAGGACGCGCCGGAGCACACCCGGATGCGGCGGCTGACGAACCGTTGGCTGACACCGAAGATGATCGGCACCTGGGCGCGGTTGACGCATGACTTCACCGTCGAGGCGCTCGGCAGGCTCGCCCCGGGCGAGGTGGTGGACGCCCACTTCGACCTGGGCGTGATGCCGACCCATCTGACGATGTGCCGCATCCTCGACATGCCCGTGGGCGACGTGGAAGGGATGTTCTGGGCCCTGTGGGACGCGATGCTCATCAACGCGACCGCACCGGGTGAGGGCATCCACGCGAGGTCACTGGCCGGGATGAACTTCATGTTTGCCGAGACCGAGCGGTACGTACGGGAGAAGCAGAGCGCCGAGGAGCCTGGAAACGGGCTGGTCGATGAACTGCTCGCAGCCCACGGGCGCGGCGAGCTCACCTGGCGCGAGGTCCTGGAGACCACGGTGCTGCTGTACATGTCGGGCGGCCCGAACCCCGCCTACCTCATCGGTGCCGGATTCAAGTTGTTCGCCGAACGACCGGACCTGATGGCCGAGTTCAGGGAGAAGCCGGAGATCCGGGAGGCGTTCGTCAATGAACTGGCGCGGCTGAATCCGGTCGAACTCATCATCACACGGTTCCCGAACGAGGACATCGAGATCCAGGACGTGCACATCCCTGCGGGGTCGTGCATCAAGTACCCGATCGGCGCCGCGAACCGGGACCCGGCGGTGTTCGAAAACCCGAACAATTTCGACCACAACCGCCCGCCGGAGGCGAGCCGGAACCTGACGTTCGGGCTCGGTACCCACGCGTGTGCCGGGCAGCTGTTGGCTCGGGCCGAGACCAGCGTGATTCTCGGCCTCATCGCCGAGCGGTACTCATCGGTCGAGCTCGCCGGTGAGCCGCTGGAGGTCCGCACCGACCGTCTGGTCGCGTTCGACAAGCTGCCTGTCCGACTCTCGTGA
- a CDS encoding NAD(P)/FAD-dependent oxidoreductase yields MGSEETVREIDALVVGTGMGGVMALRTLTADAGLDAIAIDKAPKVGGTWYWNRYPGALSDTQSFMYQLPYDKELFQQTDWRTRYVPGPEIRQYVEDAVDFWNLRSRIQLETTLVSAAFDEANAHWHVVTDKGAFRARFLITAAGLLSQINVPDFPGIDRFEGRIVHTAAWPEDLDIAGLRIGVIGNGSTGIQFMTEAAKTVAHLTSFQRTAQYTVPAGNREWSEAELEQFKATCEDRWEEFRTSKIGFGVDETKRSIWSVSAEEREAVFEWAWRKGGNYTFANETFCDVTSDRAANELAADFIKRKIREIVQDPETARRLTPTELFARRPICDSGYFEIFNQPNVTLVSTREHPIREFEAGGIVTEDGVRHELDVLVLATGFDAVEGSYRNMDVRGIGGKSLKEHWADAPRTHMGMTVSGFPNLFMVLGPNGPFVNNPSAIGVQAKWIAQAVQSIKDTPGASIRLREEAEENWLQTCLDELKGSLFLETGSWIFGNNIPGKRKARTANFYVGGLDKFIAISEAEAAQGYPSYEVRVPSVV; encoded by the coding sequence ATGGGCAGCGAAGAAACCGTGCGCGAGATCGACGCACTCGTCGTCGGAACCGGCATGGGTGGTGTCATGGCCCTGCGCACACTCACCGCCGACGCCGGCCTCGACGCGATCGCGATCGACAAGGCGCCGAAGGTCGGGGGAACTTGGTACTGGAACCGTTACCCGGGTGCCCTTTCCGACACGCAGAGCTTCATGTACCAGCTGCCCTACGACAAGGAACTCTTCCAGCAGACCGACTGGCGCACCCGCTACGTCCCAGGTCCTGAGATCCGCCAGTACGTCGAGGACGCCGTCGACTTCTGGAACCTGCGCTCCCGCATCCAGCTCGAAACCACCCTGGTCAGCGCGGCCTTCGACGAGGCGAACGCCCACTGGCACGTCGTCACCGACAAGGGCGCGTTCCGTGCACGCTTCCTGATCACCGCAGCCGGCCTGCTCTCCCAGATCAACGTTCCCGACTTCCCAGGCATCGACCGGTTCGAGGGCCGCATCGTCCACACCGCCGCCTGGCCCGAGGACCTCGACATCGCCGGCCTGCGCATCGGTGTCATCGGCAACGGCTCCACCGGCATCCAGTTCATGACCGAGGCCGCCAAGACCGTGGCGCACCTGACCTCGTTCCAGCGCACCGCCCAGTACACCGTCCCGGCCGGTAACCGCGAGTGGTCCGAAGCGGAGCTGGAGCAGTTCAAGGCCACGTGTGAGGACCGCTGGGAGGAGTTCCGCACCTCCAAGATCGGCTTCGGCGTCGACGAGACCAAGCGCAGCATCTGGAGCGTCTCGGCGGAGGAGCGCGAGGCCGTCTTCGAGTGGGCCTGGCGCAAGGGCGGCAACTACACCTTCGCCAACGAGACCTTCTGCGACGTCACCAGCGACCGCGCCGCCAACGAGCTCGCCGCCGACTTCATCAAGCGGAAGATCAGGGAGATCGTCCAGGACCCGGAGACGGCGCGCAGGCTCACCCCGACCGAGCTGTTCGCCCGTCGCCCCATCTGCGATTCCGGTTACTTCGAGATCTTCAACCAGCCCAACGTCACTCTTGTCAGCACCAGGGAGCACCCCATCCGGGAGTTCGAGGCGGGCGGCATCGTCACGGAGGACGGTGTCCGCCACGAGCTCGACGTCCTGGTCCTGGCCACCGGGTTCGACGCCGTCGAGGGCAGCTACCGGAACATGGACGTCCGCGGCATCGGCGGCAAGAGCCTCAAGGAGCACTGGGCCGACGCGCCCCGCACCCACATGGGCATGACCGTGTCCGGCTTCCCGAACCTGTTCATGGTCCTCGGCCCGAACGGCCCGTTCGTCAACAATCCCTCCGCCATCGGCGTTCAGGCCAAGTGGATCGCCCAGGCTGTCCAGAGCATCAAGGACACTCCCGGCGCCTCCATCCGGCTGCGCGAGGAGGCCGAGGAGAACTGGCTCCAGACCTGCCTCGACGAACTCAAGGGCTCCCTGTTCCTGGAGACCGGCTCCTGGATCTTCGGCAACAACATCCCCGGAAAGCGAAAGGCCCGCACCGCCAACTTCTACGTCGGCGGCCTCGACAAGTTCATCGCCATCTCCGAGGCCGAAGCAGCCCAGGGATACCCCAGCTACGAGGTCCGCGTCCCGTCCGTGGTCTGA